In Molothrus aeneus isolate 106 chromosome 3, BPBGC_Maene_1.0, whole genome shotgun sequence, a single genomic region encodes these proteins:
- the COL10A1 gene encoding collagen alpha-1(X) chain, protein MHLQVSLLLLFCLNFVHGGDGYFSERYQKQSSIKGPHFLPYNVKSQGVQVRGEQGPPGPPGPAGPRGQPGPAGKPGFGSPGPQGPPGPPGPPGFSAVGKPGVPGLPGKPGARGLNGEKGEPGPAGLPGARGPQGPPGTPGPAGLTVPGKPGPQGPPGAQGPRGPPGEKGEPGIPGINGQKGENGFGIPGRPGGRGLPGPQGPRGPPGPAGIGKPGENGLPGQPGLKGDRGFPGAPGAVGLPGPQGLPGEPGEAGIGKPGPMGPPGAAGIPGAKGHPGPAGLPGSPGLPGFGKPGLPGMKGHRGPEGPPGLPGPKGDQGPAGVPGEPGPVGPPGNMGPQGLKGLPGENGLPGPKGDMGPAGHPGFPGAKGERGLPGLEGKPGHPGEQGLAGPKGHPGLPGPKGDTGPAGLPGLPGPMGPQGAKGVPGANGEPGPRGPSGIPGIRGPIGPPGLPGAPGAKGEPGAPGLPGPAGISTKGLSGPMGPPGPPGPKGSKGEPGLPGPPGPPGPPGQAVIPQMPEGYVKAGESRDLSGISFIKGGVNQALTGMPVSAFSVILSKAYPAATVPIKFDKILYNRQQHYDPRTGIFTCRTPGLYYFSYHVHAKGTNVWVALYKNGSPLMYTYDEYKKGYLDQASGSAVIDLMENDQVWLQLPNSESNGLYSSDYVHSSFSGFLFAHI, encoded by the coding sequence GTGTCCAGGTAAGGGGGGAACAAGGACCCCCCGgtcccccaggccctgctggacCAAGAGGACAACCAGGTCCTGCAGGAAAGCCAGGGTTTGGAAGTCCAGGTCCCCAAGGGCCCCCTGGTCCCCCAGGACCACCTGGGTTCTCTGCAGTCGGAAAGCCAGGAGTGCCAGGTCTGCCAGGAAAGCCAGGAGCAAGAGGACTAAATGGTGAGAAAGGAGAACCTGGACCTGCTGGACTCCCAGGAGCAAGAGGGCCACAAGGGCCGCCCGGCACTCCCGGCCCCGCAGGACTTACTGTCCCTGGCAAACCAGGACCACAAGGccctccaggagctcaggggcCAAGGGGACCCCCTGGTGAGAAGGGTGAGCCAGGTATCCCAGGTATAAACGGACAAAAGGGAGAAAACGGATTCGGAATTCCTGGCCGCCCAGGTGGCAGGGGTCTTCCAGGCCCACAGGGACCCCGGGGCccccctggtcctgctggtatAGGGAAGCCCGGTGAAAATGGCCTGCCAGGTCAGCCAGGTCTGAAAGGTGACCGAGGTTTTCCAGGTGCACCTGGAGCAGTTGGTCTCCCAGGTCCCCAGGGTCTCCCAGGTGAACCTGGAGAAGCTGGCATTGGCAAGCCTGGGCCAATGGGaccaccaggagcagcaggtatCCCTGGAGCCAAGGGACATCCTGGACCTGCAGGGTTGCCTGGATCCCCAGGACTCCCAGGTTTTGGAAAGCCAGGATTGCCAGGGATGAAGGGACACAGAGGGCCTGAAGGTCCTCCTGgccttccagggcctaaaggagACCAAGGTCCAGCTGGTGTGCCAGGAGAACCAGGGCCAGTCGGGCCACCAGGGAACATGGGCCCTCAAGGACTCAAAGGTTTGCCCGGCGAGAATGGCCTACCTGGACCCAAAGGTGACATGGGCCCTGCAGGACACCCAGGATTCCCAGGGGCCAAGGGGGAACGAGGCCTCCCAGGATTAGAGGGAAAACCAGGACACCCAGGTGAGCAGGGTCTTGCTGGTCCTAAGGGACACCCAGGTCTCCCAGGCCCAAAGGGTGATACAGGCCCTGCTGGGCTACCTGGGCTGCCTGGTCCGATGGGTCCACAAGGAGCCAAGGGAGTGCCAGGGGCCAACGGTGAGCCAGGCCCCAGAGGCCCTTCAGGAATACCTGGGATCAGAGGTCCCATCGGCCCCCCTGGCCTGCCAGGAGCCCCTGGTGCAAAGGGTGAGCCAGGAGCACCAGGACTGCCGGGCCCAGCAGGCATTTCCACGAAAGGCTTGAGTGGACCCATGGGACCACCTGGACCCCCTGGTCCTAAAGGCAGCAAAGGTGAGCCTGGCTTGCCTGGCCCCCCAGGTCCTCCTGGTCCCCCTGGCCAAGCTGTAATCCCACAGATGCCCGAAGGCTATGTTAAAGCAGGAGAGTCTCGGGACCTATCAGGGATATCTTTCATAAAAGGAGGAGTAAACCAAGCTCTGACAGGGATGCCAGTATCTGCTTTCAGTGTCATCCTCTCAAAAGCCTACCCTGCAGCAACAGTCCCCATCAAATTTGATAAAATCTTGTACAATAGGCAGCAACATTATGACCCCAGAACAGGAATCTTCACCTGCAGGACCCCTGGACTGTACTATTTCTCCTACCATGTACATGCAAAAGGAACAAATGTTTGGGTTGCACTCTACAAAAATGGTTCCCCACTTATGTACACCTATGATGAGTACAAGAAAGGATACCTTGACCAGGcttctggcagtgctgtcaTCGATCTCATGGAAAATGACCAAGTATGGCTCCAACTGCCCAATTCAGAATCTAATGGTCTCTACTCCTCTGATTATGTTCACTCTTCTTTCTCAGGTTTCCTGTTTGCTCACATCTAA